In Desulfoplanes formicivorans, a genomic segment contains:
- a CDS encoding molybdenum cofactor biosynthesis protein MoaE: MIAFPVVVPDSVTKIRDGWPTEARWRESLSYCERTKHEELTMDLTALIEEIKQHPRFEDVGMVLSHSGYVRRLSRNGRQVTGFRVDVDDVKCKAVIEEGLAEPGIVDIKLWFNAGKVLGIGDPVMLLVVAGDNRDNVFACLQKTLNRLEEVGAKKKQEFFEEI; encoded by the coding sequence ATGATTGCATTTCCCGTTGTGGTCCCGGACAGCGTGACAAAAATCCGGGACGGCTGGCCGACAGAAGCGCGGTGGCGGGAATCTTTGTCATATTGTGAACGCACCAAGCATGAGGAGTTGACCATGGATCTGACAGCTTTGATCGAAGAAATCAAGCAGCACCCCCGTTTTGAAGACGTGGGCATGGTTTTGTCCCATTCGGGATATGTACGGCGGCTTTCCAGAAACGGCCGCCAGGTGACCGGCTTTCGCGTTGATGTGGATGATGTCAAATGTAAAGCCGTTATTGAAGAAGGTCTGGCTGAACCCGGGATAGTTGACATCAAACTCTGGTTCAATGCTGGCAAGGTGCTTGGTATTGGCGATCCGGTAATGCTCCTTGTTGTTGCCGGCGACAATCGTGATAATGTGTTTGCCTGCCTCCAAAAGACCCTCAATCGTCTTGAAGAGGTCGGAGCCAAGAAAAAGCAGGAATTTTTCGAGGAGATATGA
- a CDS encoding M20 family metallo-hydrolase, with amino-acid sequence MLQSVIDHLSLAAEDVVSLQRDLVALPALGPINGGQGEKDKADYLLGYLTRIGLTDVQEIKVPDNRVPCGYRPNIVARIPGQDTSRTLWIMSHMDVVPAGDESLWNTPPFELHRDGDLIFGRGVEDNHQGLVSSLLLAKALLETNTTPAINLGLAFVADEETGSGYGLGALVEDHGHLFGPEDLFLIPDGGAPQSDLIEIAEKSQLWVKATVTGKQCHASRPHHGINSLRGVAALILELDQLHELFPDNDPLFSPPISTFTPTKKEANVDNINTMPGRDVVYIDSRILPGIAIDDVLAAMQRIGDQVADQYAVSVAFQVVQREDAAPITHPESDIVTRLKKAIKQIYQVEAKPQGIGGGTVAAFLRRKGYDAVVWSTLMNFAHQPNEQASISHTLKDAQVMACLLA; translated from the coding sequence ATGCTCCAATCCGTTATCGATCATCTGTCCCTTGCTGCCGAGGACGTGGTTTCCCTGCAACGCGATCTTGTGGCCCTTCCTGCTCTCGGGCCCATCAACGGAGGCCAGGGGGAAAAGGACAAGGCAGACTATCTTTTGGGTTATCTCACGCGCATCGGGCTTACGGACGTCCAGGAAATCAAGGTGCCGGACAATCGGGTTCCCTGCGGATACCGGCCCAACATTGTGGCCAGGATCCCCGGCCAGGATACTTCCAGGACCCTGTGGATCATGAGCCACATGGACGTGGTTCCTGCCGGAGACGAATCCCTTTGGAACACCCCGCCTTTTGAGCTGCACCGGGATGGCGATCTCATTTTTGGACGGGGTGTCGAAGACAATCATCAGGGTCTGGTATCTTCCCTCCTGCTGGCCAAGGCACTTCTGGAAACCAACACCACCCCGGCCATCAATCTGGGGCTGGCCTTTGTGGCTGACGAAGAAACAGGCAGCGGTTACGGACTGGGAGCCCTGGTCGAGGACCATGGTCATCTCTTTGGCCCTGAAGACCTTTTTCTCATTCCGGATGGGGGAGCCCCCCAATCGGACCTCATTGAAATTGCGGAAAAAAGCCAGCTTTGGGTCAAGGCCACCGTGACCGGGAAACAATGCCATGCCTCAAGACCCCACCACGGCATAAACAGTTTGCGCGGGGTTGCCGCCCTGATTCTGGAGCTGGATCAGCTTCATGAGCTGTTTCCGGACAATGACCCCTTGTTTTCCCCTCCCATTTCCACCTTCACCCCGACCAAAAAAGAGGCCAATGTGGACAATATCAACACCATGCCCGGACGGGACGTGGTGTATATTGATTCACGCATCCTGCCGGGAATTGCCATTGACGACGTGCTTGCGGCCATGCAGCGCATCGGGGATCAGGTGGCTGACCAGTATGCCGTGTCGGTTGCATTCCAGGTGGTGCAGCGCGAAGACGCGGCTCCGATCACGCATCCCGAAAGCGATATTGTCACCAGGCTCAAAAAGGCCATCAAGCAGATCTACCAGGTGGAAGCCAAACCCCAGGGGATCGGCGGAGGAACCGTGGCCGCGTTTTTACGCCGCAAGGGCTATGACGCTGTTGTCTGGAGCACCCTCATGAATTTTGCCCATCAGCCCAACGAACAGGCCTCCATTTCCCATACTCTCAAGGACGCACAGGTCATGGCCTGTCTTCTTGCCTAG
- a CDS encoding PxxKW family cysteine-rich protein: MASNYFEGAVKTEEGLQFKGFTLQTIADKCNGCDRIAEFEGEKYCMSYPEPARKWAHGACNFATHVKASVDKAGKVKINPLKASKRAARNR, translated from the coding sequence ATGGCAAGCAATTATTTCGAAGGCGCTGTCAAAACGGAAGAAGGACTGCAGTTCAAAGGCTTTACCCTGCAAACCATTGCCGACAAGTGCAATGGATGTGATCGGATTGCCGAGTTCGAAGGCGAAAAATACTGCATGAGTTACCCGGAACCGGCCAGAAAATGGGCTCACGGAGCCTGCAACTTTGCCACGCACGTCAAGGCCAGCGTGGACAAGGCCGGCAAGGTCAAGATCAACCCGCTGAAGGCTTCCAAAAGGGCAGCCCGCAACAGATAA
- a CDS encoding GAF domain-containing protein, protein MSEKDKTYFGTFYKVARVINSSLDPDEVLEHIVKETTLAMEAKGCTIRLLGNKGDVLLPKACFGLSQCYLRKGPVLVGSSKVDQEVLTGHAVTIEDPGSDPRFQYPGKAREEGLGSILILPLTTGDDRTIGVLRVYDAHKRVFTQEEQDFAMAIAHLSALAIQNARMHEQLRKHVELVKAYQYQVFED, encoded by the coding sequence ATGAGCGAGAAAGACAAGACCTATTTTGGAACGTTTTACAAGGTGGCTCGGGTGATCAACTCGAGTCTGGATCCCGATGAGGTTCTTGAGCACATTGTCAAGGAAACAACCCTGGCCATGGAGGCCAAAGGGTGCACCATCCGGCTGCTGGGCAACAAGGGCGATGTGCTTTTGCCCAAGGCCTGTTTCGGTTTGAGTCAGTGCTATTTGCGCAAGGGGCCGGTTCTGGTCGGCAGCAGCAAGGTGGATCAGGAAGTTTTGACGGGCCATGCCGTGACCATTGAAGATCCGGGGTCAGACCCCCGATTTCAGTATCCGGGCAAGGCTCGGGAAGAGGGACTTGGTTCCATCCTCATCCTTCCCCTGACCACCGGGGATGACAGAACCATCGGTGTGCTGCGCGTCTACGATGCCCACAAGCGTGTCTTCACGCAGGAAGAACAGGATTTTGCCATGGCCATTGCTCATTTGAGCGCTTTGGCCATTCAAAATGCGCGCATGCACGAACAGCTTCGCAAGCATGTCGAACTGGTCAAGGCCTATCAGTACCAGGTCTTTGAGGACTAA